AATTTAGAAAAAAAAGATGTACTAAAACCGCTTGAAGAAAACTTAAAAAGACTAAGATCATTAAAGGGACTAAGTCGCAAAAAAATCGCAGAAGAATTAAATACTCCTTATAGTACCTATGCTGGTTGGGAAAATGGATTCAGAGAGCCTGATATTTCCACGCTCAATAATATAGCTTCATACTATAAAGTAAGTATAAATGACTTATTGAATCCAGAAGCGGCCGTTAGGGATGAAGATACATTAAAGCTAATCTCGCGCTTATCTAAAAATTTATTCGAAACATACATAAGCGTTCCCGATGAGCATAGAGCTGAATTAGAGAAAAAATTGATTGCCTATATGAATGAATTTAAATCTCAAAAAAAGATCAAATAAGTTTAGTTAAAATAAGTATGTTTAAATTAGCCTGTCTTTTCTATATTTTCCCCTGTACTTTCTTGTTTACATATTTGAATTAAGTCCATATATAGGTTGAAAATAGTATATACATCAGCTGTACAACAATTATTCTTAACATTTTGCTCTAACCAATGAATATTTAATTCCATGACAATGCCACGTCCTTTTCTTATAATTTAAGAATCACGTCAAGGTGGTGTATTTTTTTTACAGAATCAAAAATCGCACCACCCCCTAAAAAGTACGAAAGACGCTACAATAAGTAGCGTCTAATCATTTCAAAATTCATTTTTTAAAATTCACACTCAACCAGTCCCAGGGTCTACCATCATATAAGATGTAGTTAGAGAGGGATTATCTTGAACCTTAGCAAACTTTTGAACAGGTTCGTTATGTAAGGAAGTTACTGAAATCCCTAAGATAAGTAACATGCACATTAGATATTTAGTCAACTAAATTCACCTCGCTTTTCAATAGCGCTTGTTTCACACCTCTAGCATAAAACAAGTTTCCAGATCTTTCAAAAGATATTAATGCCTCTTTTAAACCTTGTATGTCTCCAATTACTTTTGAATAAGAATATAATTGATGTGCACTAAATCCATTTTGTTCCAAATTTTTATACATTGCAAGCCCTTTTTCTCGATCTCCATGTAAACATTCATAATGTGCATGTTCGCCAATATGAATATAATCAAAATCAATCTTATGACGATTAAAATTATTTTCAATGTAAAGATGTGCCAATGTTGTTTTAAAAGCAAAATATTTTTGAGATTTTCTAGGGACATGGATATTATCAAGAAGCTCCAAAGCTGATTCCATGTGCATTTCTGCCCTCAGAGGGTCCTCATATGTGTAACTCTCTCCCAAACACCCTTTTGCAACAGCCTTAATCATCGGAATTTCTAAGTCTGATTTTAAGATTGATTCACAAACTTCTCTACATTTATCAATTTTGTCACTCAACAAATATATATAAGCAAGCCTCTCTTTATATTGCATATATAAATGCTCTTTTATATATGTCTGTTTAATGTCTTTTATAAATTTTTCCGCGTCTTTTGCGAAGGGAGCAACTGCATTTGATTCGTCCTCATCATACATAGCCACGGTATAAAGCAAATTTGATAACGCTTGACACTCTGCGTTAGAAGAAAGTTTTAAATTTTTAATTTCATCAACTATTTTTTGCCCCTTAATTTCATTTTTATTTCTTCGATTAAATAAATCATAAATTAATAGGTACTGACTCACGCTATCGGTATTAATATGTTTTTTTATTAATACATCTATAATCTCATAATCACCAGAAACATGCGAATAACACAAGGCTTTCCTAATGTTCAAAGGACTTTTTATTAAGAGTATAAAGGTATTAATTTTTTGACGTCTTACCTCTAAATTGTCATATAAGACACTAACCACTTTTAAAAAGCTATCTAATTTCATTTCATATTTGTTTTTACATTCAATTGCCCTAGTTATTTTTTCTCTACTTACTCCCGATAATTTTGCTATTTTACGTAATGTATATTTTTCGTTTATTTTTTGTGATATTTCATCCATAAGATGTTTCATTGTAGTTTCTTTTGTAATGATCTCGTTCATAGTGACAATTCCTCCTCACTAAACCCTATTAGCCCTTTAAAAAATTTTAACATATCTTCATGTTTTTTATTTTAGAATATTACGAATCTTCGTCAATGCAGTTGAAAAATTAAATACTGAATATTCTGAAAATTTTTATTGGAATTTCGAATAGGTTTTATTCATCTTTTATTGATATTTTGCGAGGAACGTTTTACAATACAAATATAACAACAAAAAAAATAAACCCACCTCGAGCTTTTATCTGGCTGAAGTTTGGCGACGACACCAGATAAAAGCTCCCTAACAGGGTTCATTCACAAAAAAAAATTTATATGATTTTTTTTAGTATCATACTTGATACTGAAATTATACCATATTGTATATGTAATGTGAATATAGAACCTCTGTTTTTCCAGCATTTTTCTGTTTATTTTAGGTGGGAAAAATAGGAGGTTTTTTCATGCTACTAAATAACTTTTTGCTAAGTACAGCAAAACGAGAATTAAGTCCAAACCTTGTTC
The Bacillus toyonensis BCT-7112 DNA segment above includes these coding regions:
- a CDS encoding AimR family lysis-lysogeny pheromone receptor, producing the protein MNEIITKETTMKHLMDEISQKINEKYTLRKIAKLSGVSREKITRAIECKNKYEMKLDSFLKVVSVLYDNLEVRRQKINTFILLIKSPLNIRKALCYSHVSGDYEIIDVLIKKHINTDSVSQYLLIYDLFNRRNKNEIKGQKIVDEIKNLKLSSNAECQALSNLLYTVAMYDEDESNAVAPFAKDAEKFIKDIKQTYIKEHLYMQYKERLAYIYLLSDKIDKCREVCESILKSDLEIPMIKAVAKGCLGESYTYEDPLRAEMHMESALELLDNIHVPRKSQKYFAFKTTLAHLYIENNFNRHKIDFDYIHIGEHAHYECLHGDREKGLAMYKNLEQNGFSAHQLYSYSKVIGDIQGLKEALISFERSGNLFYARGVKQALLKSEVNLVD
- a CDS encoding helix-turn-helix domain-containing protein; this translates as MTNTFLGQNLKHLRNSQKLTQKELASKIDISYYAYNNWENDLREPDLLSLKKFSIYYDLLIDELVNTQIISSDSIEIQNQKLDMIKNLEKKDVLKPLEENLKRLRSLKGLSRKKIAEELNTPYSTYAGWENGFREPDISTLNNIASYYKVSINDLLNPEAAVRDEDTLKLISRLSKNLFETYISVPDEHRAELEKKLIAYMNEFKSQKKIK